Genomic DNA from Salinibacter pepae:
GAGGGCGTCGTACTGCTGCTGATTCGGCACGTTGATGCTTCCGGAGGCCCTGCCGGTCACCCAGGCGGCCCCGTACACGAGGCCGACGACGATGAGCGCGATGGCCGGCACCAGCATCCAGTGCACAAGCGTCGCCGCCCAGTAGGCGTCCGCCGTGCCGCCGAGCCCAAAGTGACGCGGAATGCGGACCGGAAGCCGCGGAAAGGCCCAGAGGCTTCCGCCGATTAGTAGAAGCGCGAGGCCGGCGTTGAGGCCATGAACGAGACGATGCATGACTCGCGACGAGCTACTCTTCGGGCTCCGGTACAGGCGTGGCCCCGCTTGGCACCTCGGCAGGGGTGGCCCGGCTTTCCAGCACGACAGCCGGTTCGAGGGGGCGGACGGCCACCGTGTCGCCCGGCTCGTAGAACCGCCGGTTGTCGGTGTGGACGAGGTACTCGCTTCCCCCACAACACACCCGGTACGTGATGTCGTGCCCCTTGAACGCCCGGCCCACGACCGTCCCCACCGT
This window encodes:
- a CDS encoding DUF1648 domain-containing protein, whose translation is MHRLVHGLNAGLALLLIGGSLWAFPRLPVRIPRHFGLGGTADAYWAATLVHWMLVPAIALIVVGLVYGAAWVTGRASGSINVPNQQQYDALAPAAKRVVCRDVQVFLYGTATAMLVVFGVAQWGTYQVATSATDTLPGVVRGVTLGVPMLLLGAAGGLAWWLPRRVRRLADDA